Proteins co-encoded in one Sulfuricaulis limicola genomic window:
- a CDS encoding outer membrane lipoprotein-sorting protein: protein MAVKAQRSFLLAARWQCFLAALFFHGALAAAPTEDAATLVQRAIDYWRDTSSYSVTDMTIRRPDWERTMTIRVWTRGQKESLVRVTAPPKDAGNATLLLDNEMWSFTPKINRVIKIPSSMMSQSWMGSDFSNNDLAKADELIEQYTHKLLGKETHEGHTVYVIESIPKETAPVVWGREVVKIRDDWIMLEHAFYDQQGALVKKLAVSEIRSMGGKRVAARERMQRVDKPGEWTEVVTREVRFGIPIAAGTFTLSNLRNPRE from the coding sequence ATGGCCGTGAAAGCGCAGCGCTCATTTCTCCTGGCGGCACGATGGCAATGCTTTCTGGCCGCATTGTTTTTCCATGGCGCCCTGGCCGCCGCGCCGACCGAGGACGCGGCGACGCTGGTGCAGCGCGCCATCGACTACTGGCGCGATACTTCGTCCTATTCCGTCACCGACATGACCATCCGCCGCCCCGACTGGGAGCGGACCATGACCATCCGCGTCTGGACCCGCGGACAGAAGGAATCACTAGTGCGTGTCACGGCGCCGCCCAAGGACGCCGGCAACGCCACGCTGTTGCTGGACAACGAGATGTGGAGTTTCACGCCGAAGATCAACCGCGTGATCAAGATTCCTTCGAGCATGATGAGCCAGAGCTGGATGGGGTCGGACTTTTCCAACAATGATCTGGCCAAGGCCGACGAGCTGATCGAGCAGTACACGCACAAGCTGCTGGGCAAGGAGACGCACGAGGGCCACACGGTTTACGTCATCGAATCGATCCCGAAGGAGACGGCGCCGGTAGTGTGGGGCCGTGAAGTCGTGAAAATCCGCGACGACTGGATCATGCTGGAGCACGCGTTTTACGACCAGCAGGGCGCGCTGGTGAAAAAACTGGCCGTGTCCGAGATCCGCTCCATGGGCGGCAAGCGGGTGGCGGCGCGCGAGCGCATGCAGCGGGTGGACAAACCCGGCGAATGGACCGAGGTGGTGACGCGGGAAGTCCGTTTCGGCATTCCCATCGCCGCCGGCACCTTCACCCTGTCCAACCTGCGGAATCCGCGGGAGTAA
- a CDS encoding helix-turn-helix domain-containing protein: MDITEVAKRSGVPASTLRFYEEKGLIVSVGRRGLRRLFDPRVLERLALIALGRTAGFSLDEIARMFAPDGRPRIDRRALASKAEELDRTIQKLSAVRDGLQHAAVCPAPSHMECPTFRRLLRGAASGAIGAPGNKLASGRREPEYSKSAKPENRPRFRRRNKK; encoded by the coding sequence TTGGACATCACCGAGGTGGCGAAGCGTTCCGGGGTTCCCGCCTCGACGCTGCGGTTCTATGAAGAGAAGGGCCTGATCGTCTCCGTCGGTCGGCGCGGCCTGCGCCGCCTGTTCGATCCGCGGGTGCTGGAACGGCTGGCGCTGATCGCGCTGGGGCGCACTGCCGGTTTCTCACTCGATGAAATCGCCCGCATGTTCGCCCCTGACGGGCGCCCACGCATCGACCGGCGTGCGCTCGCGTCCAAGGCGGAGGAACTGGACCGGACGATTCAGAAGCTGAGCGCCGTGCGTGACGGCTTGCAACATGCGGCCGTCTGCCCCGCGCCGAGCCACATGGAATGCCCGACGTTTCGCCGTTTGTTGCGCGGTGCTGCCTCCGGAGCCATTGGCGCGCCAGGCAACAAGCTTGCGTCAGGACGACGCGAGCCGGAATATTCGAAATCAGCGAAACCGGAGAACAGGCCACGGTTTCGCCGGCGGAATAAAAAATAA
- a CDS encoding DUF2938 domain-containing protein, translating to MNFVASSFLVGAGATAVIDLWAIARRRLLGIPPPDYGLVGRWLAHMPRGRFRHDSIAAVSPIPGERLIGWTAHYLIGISFAAILLGVWGPAWIHRPTFGPALVVGIGSVAAPFLVMQPGMGAGIAASRTPRPAAARIQSLVTHAIFGLGLYAAGWATNFLYTP from the coding sequence ATGAACTTTGTGGCAAGCAGTTTTCTCGTGGGCGCGGGCGCGACCGCGGTGATCGACCTCTGGGCGATCGCGCGCCGGCGCCTGCTTGGAATTCCTCCGCCGGACTACGGCCTGGTGGGCCGCTGGCTGGCGCACATGCCGCGCGGGCGCTTTCGCCATGACTCCATCGCGGCGGTGTCACCCATACCCGGCGAGCGCCTGATCGGTTGGACCGCCCATTACCTGATCGGAATCTCGTTCGCGGCCATCCTGCTCGGCGTCTGGGGACCCGCGTGGATTCACCGCCCGACGTTCGGGCCGGCCCTGGTCGTCGGCATCGGCTCCGTGGCGGCACCCTTCCTGGTGATGCAGCCGGGCATGGGTGCGGGTATCGCCGCCAGCCGCACGCCGCGCCCGGCCGCCGCCAGGATACAGAGCCTCGTCACGCACGCGATTTTCGGCCTCGGGCTCTATGCCGCCGGATGGGCGACGAATTTCCTGTACACGCCGTGA
- a CDS encoding DUF2798 domain-containing protein produces the protein MRIPSRFAPVLFGALLSVIMVGIVSAFVLATSRGIDAEFPAQWFRSCLTTWPVAFPTVLLVAPWVRRVVGRVTA, from the coding sequence ATGCGTATACCTTCCCGATTCGCACCGGTCCTCTTCGGTGCCCTGCTCTCGGTCATCATGGTCGGCATCGTGTCGGCCTTCGTCCTGGCAACCAGCCGGGGAATAGACGCGGAGTTCCCGGCGCAATGGTTCCGGAGCTGCCTGACGACATGGCCGGTGGCTTTTCCCACAGTGCTGCTCGTCGCGCCGTGGGTGCGCCGGGTCGTCGGCCGCGTGACCGCCTGA